One Pseudopipra pipra isolate bDixPip1 chromosome 26, bDixPip1.hap1, whole genome shotgun sequence DNA window includes the following coding sequences:
- the CBX1 gene encoding chromobox protein homolog 1, with protein sequence MGKKQNKKKVEEVLEEEEEEYVVEKVLDRRVVKGKVEYLLKWKGFSDEDNTWEPEENLDCPDLIAEFLQSQKTAHESEKSEGSKRKAESDTEDKGEESKPKKKKEESEKPRGFARGFEPERIIGATDSSGELMFLMKWKNSDEADLVPAKEANINCPQVVISFYEERLTWHSYPSEDDDKKEDKN encoded by the exons atgggaaaaaaacagaacaagaagAAAGTGGAAGAGGTCctagaggaagaggaggaggaatatGTGGTGGAGAAGGTCCTGGATCGGCGGGTGGTGAAGGGAAAGGTGGAATATCTGCTCAAGTGGAAAGGATTCTCGGA CGAGGACAACACCTGGGAGCCCGAGGAGAACCTGGACTGCCCCGACCTCATCGCAGAATTCCTGCAATCCCAGAAAACCGCCCACGAGAGCGAGAAATCCGAGGGCAGCAAACGCAAAGCGGAGTCGGACACGGAGGACAAGGGGGAGGAGAGCAAAccaaagaagaagaaggaggag TCGGAGAAGCCGCGAGGTTTCGCCCGAGGCTTCGAGCCCGAGCGGATCATCGGCGCCACGGACTCCAGCGGGGAGCTGATGTTCCTCATGAAGTG GAAGAACTCGGACGAGGCCGACCTGGTGCCCGCCAAGGAGGCCAACATCAACTGCCCTCAGGTGGTGATCTCCTTCTACGAGGAGCGGCTGACATGGCACTCCTACCCCTCCGAGGACGACGACAAGAAGGAGGACAAGAACTAA